CTCGACTTTGCCGAAGTGCGTACCCAGATCGTTAACTATGAATCACTCGCCGACGGCGGACTGTGGCTGAACCGGGGGTACATCGGCAAGGTCACGGTGAAGAACGACCAGTACGTGGCAGAGCTGCGTGGACTCTCCCAGATCGCCTCCCAGCAGATACTGGAACTCTACAGTCCGGGCTGTCGTTATGACTTGGGCAGTCGTCGCTGCACGGTGGACATCACCACGGGACCGTTTTTTGTCACCAGTTCCATCAGCACGATCGTGGAGGATCGTATCGAGTTCACCAGTGGACTGGGTCAGGCGGCAGGGTACTTTGACTACGGCAAGATCACGTTCACCTCGGGTGACAACTCGGGGCTGGCCATGGAGGTCAAGGCACACACCGGCGGCGGCAACATCGAACTGTGGCAGCCGCTACCCTTCGCGTTCCAGATCGGGGATACCTTCGAGGCGGTGGCCGGGTGTGATAAAACACTGGCAACGTGCCGTGACAAGTTCAGTAATTTGCTTAACCACGGGGGGTTTCCACACCTGCCCGGTGAGGACGAACTGGCTAAGGTACTGGTACCGAAGCGCCCCGATGTAACGACGGGCTAGACCGTTGGGGGACATCAGCAAAAGTTTAGGGCTGGGCGTATTTGGCTTTTTCGTCGGGCTTTATCTGGGTGGCTTGCCCGGTGCATTCTGGGGTTGGTCGGCAGGTTCGACGCTCGGCTCCTTTCTGGATATGCAAGGCTCCGGCAGTTACACCGAAGGAAAACGGCTCACCGATTTTAAAGCCCTGAACTCCAAGTACGGTATCC
This genomic window from Rhodothermales bacterium contains:
- a CDS encoding DUF2163 domain-containing protein: LDFAEVRTQIVNYESLADGGLWLNRGYIGKVTVKNDQYVAELRGLSQIASQQILELYSPGCRYDLGSRRCTVDITTGPFFVTSSISTIVEDRIEFTSGLGQAAGYFDYGKITFTSGDNSGLAMEVKAHTGGGNIELWQPLPFAFQIGDTFEAVAGCDKTLATCRDKFSNLLNHGGFPHLPGEDELAKVLVPKRPDVTTG